A window of Tripterygium wilfordii isolate XIE 37 chromosome 7, ASM1340144v1, whole genome shotgun sequence contains these coding sequences:
- the LOC120001891 gene encoding sulfhydryl oxidase 2-like isoform X3, whose translation MSQTDAVLVLVLLSSFLPWISGSRSILREISKDNKEEVEYAVELNTTSFDAVLGNTPATYAVVEFFANWCPACRNYKPHYEKVARLFNGPNAVHPSILLMTRVDCASKLNNKLCDKFSVAHYPTLFWGPSSKFVAASWKPKQEKSEISVIDDGRTAEHLLNWINKQLGSSYSLDDEKFENEYLTSNLSDAGQIARAVYDIEEATTTAFDIILEHKMIKLETRASLIKFLQLLVAHHPSRRKGSAEVLVNFDDLYPSAVQSISKPDVVMGNGDGALRNFQICGKEVPRGYWMFCRGSKNDTRGFSCGLWVLLHSISGRIDDGESQFAFEAICDFIHNFFICEECRQHFYEMCSSVTSPFKKSRDLALWLWRAHNKVNEKLMKDEASLGTGDPKFPKIMWPSKQLCSSCSLSRGQKDNGSGRVDWDEDEVFKFLTEYYGETLVSLYKEKGLLGNGATDGVLEELVASTNAVVVPVGAALAIAFASCAFGALACYWRSQQKSRKRRRKLDVI comes from the exons ATGTCTCAAACTGATGCGGTTCTGGTTTTGGTTCTTCTGAGTTCATTTCTTCCATGGATCTCCGGATCGCGTTCTATCCTCCGTGAAATAAGCAAAGACAATAAAGAAGAGGTCGAGTACGCGGTTGAACTGAACACCACTAGCTTCGATGCGGTTCTCGGGAACACGCCTGCCACCTACGCCGTTGTCGAGTTCTTCGCGAATTG GTGTCCTGCATGCAGAAACTATAAG CCCCATTATGAAAAGGTTGCAAGGCTCTTCAATGGACCTAATGCAGTGCATCCTAGTATTTTATTGATGACAAGGGTGGACTGTGCATCGAAG TTAAACAATAAACTCTGTGATAAATTTTCTGTGGCCCATTATCCTACGCTATTTTGGGGTCCTTCTTCAAAGTTTGTAGCTGCTAGTTGGAAACCCAAGCAAGAGAAGAGTGAAATATCTGTAATTGACGATGGACGGACAGCTGAGCACTTGCTTAATTGGATCAATAAGCAGTTAGGCAG CTCATATAGCTTGGATGATGAGAAGTTCGAAAATGAATATCTTACATCAAATTTGTCAGATGCTGGACAG ATTGCACGAGCTGTATATGATATTGAGGAGGCAACAACTACTGCCTTTGACATCATCTTAGAGCACAAG ATGATCAAATTGGAAACTCGAGCTTCTCTTATAAAATTCCTTCAGCTTTTGGTGGCTCATCATCCTTCCAGAAG GAAGGGAAGTGCGGAGGTTCTTGTAAACTTCGATGACTTGTACCCATCAGCTGTGCAGTCAATAAGCAAGCCAGATGTCGTCATGGGTAATGGTGATGGTGCGCTGAGGAATTTCCAGATTTGTGGGAAAGAAGTCCCTCGTGGATACTGG ATGTTTTGCCGTGGCAGCAAAAATGATACAAGGGGCTTCAG TTGTGGACTATGGGTTCTATTGCATTCAATCTCTGGGAGAATTGATGATGGAGAGAGCCAATTTGCATTTGAAGCTATATGTGATTTTATACACAACTTCTTCATTTGTGAGGAGTGTCGTCAACATTTTTATGAGATGTGTTCTAG TGTTACTAGTCCTTTCAAGAAATCCCGGGACTTGGCCCTTTGGTTGTGGAGGGCACATAATAAAGTCAATGAAAAATTGATGAAGGATGAAGCTTCGCTGGGAACTGGTGACCCCAAGTTCCCGAAGATTATGTGGCCTTCAAAGCAGCTTTGCTCTTCCTGTTCGCTCTCTCGTGGCCAGAAAGATAATGGAAGTGGTCGGGTTGATTGGGACGAGGATgaggttttcaagttcttgACAGAGTATTACGGGGAAACGCTAGTATCCTTGTATAAGGAAAAAGGTCTTCTTGGGAATGGCGCAACTGATGGGGTTCTTGAAGAGCTGGTGGCTTCAACGAATGCAGTCGTGGTGCCAGTGGGGGCAGCGCTGGCGATTGCTTTTGCTAGCTGTGCTTTTGGAGCTCTTGCTTGCTACTGGCGTTCACAGCAGAAGAGTCGGAA GCGAAGAAGAAAGCTGGACGTAATATAG
- the LOC120001891 gene encoding sulfhydryl oxidase 2-like isoform X2, producing MSQTDAVLVLVLLSSFLPWISGSRSILREISKDNKEEVEYAVELNTTSFDAVLGNTPATYAVVEFFANWCPACRNYKPHYEKVARLFNGPNAVHPSILLMTRVDCASKLNNKLCDKFSVAHYPTLFWGPSSKFVAASWKPKQEKSEISVIDDGRTAEHLLNWINKQLGSSYSLDDEKFENEYLTSNLSDAGQIARAVYDIEEATTTAFDIILEHKMIKLETRASLIKFLQLLVAHHPSRRCRKGSAEVLVNFDDLYPSAVQSISKPDVVMGNGDGALRNFQICGKEVPRGYWMFCRGSKNDTRGFSCGLWVLLHSISGRIDDGESQFAFEAICDFIHNFFICEECRQHFYEMCSSVTSPFKKSRDLALWLWRAHNKVNEKLMKDEASLGTGDPKFPKIMWPSKQLCSSCSLSRGQKDNGSGRVDWDEDEVFKFLTEYYGETLVSLYKEKGLLGNGATDGVLEELVASTNAVVVPVGAALAIAFASCAFGALACYWRSQQKSRKRRRKLDVI from the exons ATGTCTCAAACTGATGCGGTTCTGGTTTTGGTTCTTCTGAGTTCATTTCTTCCATGGATCTCCGGATCGCGTTCTATCCTCCGTGAAATAAGCAAAGACAATAAAGAAGAGGTCGAGTACGCGGTTGAACTGAACACCACTAGCTTCGATGCGGTTCTCGGGAACACGCCTGCCACCTACGCCGTTGTCGAGTTCTTCGCGAATTG GTGTCCTGCATGCAGAAACTATAAG CCCCATTATGAAAAGGTTGCAAGGCTCTTCAATGGACCTAATGCAGTGCATCCTAGTATTTTATTGATGACAAGGGTGGACTGTGCATCGAAG TTAAACAATAAACTCTGTGATAAATTTTCTGTGGCCCATTATCCTACGCTATTTTGGGGTCCTTCTTCAAAGTTTGTAGCTGCTAGTTGGAAACCCAAGCAAGAGAAGAGTGAAATATCTGTAATTGACGATGGACGGACAGCTGAGCACTTGCTTAATTGGATCAATAAGCAGTTAGGCAG CTCATATAGCTTGGATGATGAGAAGTTCGAAAATGAATATCTTACATCAAATTTGTCAGATGCTGGACAG ATTGCACGAGCTGTATATGATATTGAGGAGGCAACAACTACTGCCTTTGACATCATCTTAGAGCACAAG ATGATCAAATTGGAAACTCGAGCTTCTCTTATAAAATTCCTTCAGCTTTTGGTGGCTCATCATCCTTCCAGAAG GTGCAGGAAGGGAAGTGCGGAGGTTCTTGTAAACTTCGATGACTTGTACCCATCAGCTGTGCAGTCAATAAGCAAGCCAGATGTCGTCATGGGTAATGGTGATGGTGCGCTGAGGAATTTCCAGATTTGTGGGAAAGAAGTCCCTCGTGGATACTGG ATGTTTTGCCGTGGCAGCAAAAATGATACAAGGGGCTTCAG TTGTGGACTATGGGTTCTATTGCATTCAATCTCTGGGAGAATTGATGATGGAGAGAGCCAATTTGCATTTGAAGCTATATGTGATTTTATACACAACTTCTTCATTTGTGAGGAGTGTCGTCAACATTTTTATGAGATGTGTTCTAG TGTTACTAGTCCTTTCAAGAAATCCCGGGACTTGGCCCTTTGGTTGTGGAGGGCACATAATAAAGTCAATGAAAAATTGATGAAGGATGAAGCTTCGCTGGGAACTGGTGACCCCAAGTTCCCGAAGATTATGTGGCCTTCAAAGCAGCTTTGCTCTTCCTGTTCGCTCTCTCGTGGCCAGAAAGATAATGGAAGTGGTCGGGTTGATTGGGACGAGGATgaggttttcaagttcttgACAGAGTATTACGGGGAAACGCTAGTATCCTTGTATAAGGAAAAAGGTCTTCTTGGGAATGGCGCAACTGATGGGGTTCTTGAAGAGCTGGTGGCTTCAACGAATGCAGTCGTGGTGCCAGTGGGGGCAGCGCTGGCGATTGCTTTTGCTAGCTGTGCTTTTGGAGCTCTTGCTTGCTACTGGCGTTCACAGCAGAAGAGTCGGAA GCGAAGAAGAAAGCTGGACGTAATATAG
- the LOC120001891 gene encoding sulfhydryl oxidase 2-like isoform X1: MSQTDAVLVLVLLSSFLPWISGSRSILREISKDNKEEVEYAVELNTTSFDAVLGNTPATYAVVEFFANWCPACRNYKPHYEKVARLFNGPNAVHPSILLMTRVDCASKLNNKLCDKFSVAHYPTLFWGPSSKFVAASWKPKQEKSEISVIDDGRTAEHLLNWINKQLGSSYSLDDEKFENEYLTSNLSDAGQIARAVYDIEEATTTAFDIILEHKMIKLETRASLIKFLQLLVAHHPSRRCRKGSAEVLVNFDDLYPSAVQSISKPDVVMGNGDGALRNFQICGKEVPRGYWMFCRGSKNDTRGFSCGLWVLLHSISGRIDDGESQFAFEAICDFIHNFFICEECRQHFYEMCSSVTSPFKKSRDLALWLWRAHNKVNEKLMKDEASLGTGDPKFPKIMWPSKQLCSSCSLSRGQKDNGSGRVDWDEDEVFKFLTEYYGETLVSLYKEKGLLGNGATDGVLEELVASTNAVVVPVGAALAIAFASCAFGALACYWRSQQKSRKYYHQLHSLKNI, translated from the exons ATGTCTCAAACTGATGCGGTTCTGGTTTTGGTTCTTCTGAGTTCATTTCTTCCATGGATCTCCGGATCGCGTTCTATCCTCCGTGAAATAAGCAAAGACAATAAAGAAGAGGTCGAGTACGCGGTTGAACTGAACACCACTAGCTTCGATGCGGTTCTCGGGAACACGCCTGCCACCTACGCCGTTGTCGAGTTCTTCGCGAATTG GTGTCCTGCATGCAGAAACTATAAG CCCCATTATGAAAAGGTTGCAAGGCTCTTCAATGGACCTAATGCAGTGCATCCTAGTATTTTATTGATGACAAGGGTGGACTGTGCATCGAAG TTAAACAATAAACTCTGTGATAAATTTTCTGTGGCCCATTATCCTACGCTATTTTGGGGTCCTTCTTCAAAGTTTGTAGCTGCTAGTTGGAAACCCAAGCAAGAGAAGAGTGAAATATCTGTAATTGACGATGGACGGACAGCTGAGCACTTGCTTAATTGGATCAATAAGCAGTTAGGCAG CTCATATAGCTTGGATGATGAGAAGTTCGAAAATGAATATCTTACATCAAATTTGTCAGATGCTGGACAG ATTGCACGAGCTGTATATGATATTGAGGAGGCAACAACTACTGCCTTTGACATCATCTTAGAGCACAAG ATGATCAAATTGGAAACTCGAGCTTCTCTTATAAAATTCCTTCAGCTTTTGGTGGCTCATCATCCTTCCAGAAG GTGCAGGAAGGGAAGTGCGGAGGTTCTTGTAAACTTCGATGACTTGTACCCATCAGCTGTGCAGTCAATAAGCAAGCCAGATGTCGTCATGGGTAATGGTGATGGTGCGCTGAGGAATTTCCAGATTTGTGGGAAAGAAGTCCCTCGTGGATACTGG ATGTTTTGCCGTGGCAGCAAAAATGATACAAGGGGCTTCAG TTGTGGACTATGGGTTCTATTGCATTCAATCTCTGGGAGAATTGATGATGGAGAGAGCCAATTTGCATTTGAAGCTATATGTGATTTTATACACAACTTCTTCATTTGTGAGGAGTGTCGTCAACATTTTTATGAGATGTGTTCTAG TGTTACTAGTCCTTTCAAGAAATCCCGGGACTTGGCCCTTTGGTTGTGGAGGGCACATAATAAAGTCAATGAAAAATTGATGAAGGATGAAGCTTCGCTGGGAACTGGTGACCCCAAGTTCCCGAAGATTATGTGGCCTTCAAAGCAGCTTTGCTCTTCCTGTTCGCTCTCTCGTGGCCAGAAAGATAATGGAAGTGGTCGGGTTGATTGGGACGAGGATgaggttttcaagttcttgACAGAGTATTACGGGGAAACGCTAGTATCCTTGTATAAGGAAAAAGGTCTTCTTGGGAATGGCGCAACTGATGGGGTTCTTGAAGAGCTGGTGGCTTCAACGAATGCAGTCGTGGTGCCAGTGGGGGCAGCGCTGGCGATTGCTTTTGCTAGCTGTGCTTTTGGAGCTCTTGCTTGCTACTGGCGTTCACAGCAGAAGAGTCGGAAGTATTACCACCAACTACACTCTTTAAAGAACATATGA